A window of the Enoplosus armatus isolate fEnoArm2 chromosome 5, fEnoArm2.hap1, whole genome shotgun sequence genome harbors these coding sequences:
- the crybb1l3 gene encoding crystallin, beta B1, like 3 — protein MSHSGAQGSIGSHSAIGLRNHKIYLYEYENFQGRRMDLFGESRNLREKGFDRIGSIRVECGPWVGYEQQNMTGEMFMLEKGEYPRWDTWSNSYRCDRFMSVRPVRMDPQDHKICLYECPNFEGRKMEVCDEDIPSLWSYGFQDRVASIQVTGGTWVGYQYPGYRGFQYVFEMGPYKHWNDWGAHHPQIQSIRRVRDMQTHRRGCFEMTA, from the exons ATGTCTCACTCAGGTGCTCAGGGCAGCATTGGCAGCCACTCTGCCATCGGGCTGCGCAATCACAAG ATATACCTCTATGAATATGAGAACTTCCAGGGCCGTAGGATGGACCTGTTTGGAGAGAGCCGTAACCTGCGTGAGAAGGGTTTCGACAGAATCGGCTCCATCAGGGTCGAGTGTGGACC CTGGGTGGGTTATGAGCAGCAGAACATGACTGGTGAGATGTTCATGCTGGAGAAGGGAGAGTATCCCCGCTGGGACACCTGGTCCAACAGCTACCGGTGCGACCGCTTCATGTCGGTCAGGCCCGTCCGAATG GATCCCCAGGACCACAAGATTTGCCTGTATGAATGTCCAAACTTCGAGGGTCGTAAGATGGAGGTGTGTGATGAGGATATTCCAAGCCTGTGGTCTTACGGCTTCCAGGACCGCGTTGCCAGCATTCAGGTCACCGGTGGAAC CTGGGTGGGCTACCAGTACCCTGGCTACCGTGGCTTCCAGTACGTGTTTGAAATGGGCCCTTACAAGCACTGGAATGACTGGGGAGCCCACCACCCCCAGATCCAGTCCATCCGCCGGGTGAGAGACATGCAGACGCACCGCAGGGGCTGCTTCGAGATGACCGCATAG
- the cpda gene encoding carboxypeptidase D, translating to MRITKDPNIDTPGKPKFKYVGNMHGDETVSRQVLMYLVEYLLTEYGEEPHITELVNTTDIYIMPSMNPDGFERSREGDCSGENGGRNNAQNNDLNRSFPDQYDGTRVNPDNIPEVMAVIRWIQEKKFVLSGNLHGGTVVASYPFDDSASHQRQGRYSKSEDDSLFRYLALVYSQNHPVMKTGEPNCPDAMDETFKDGITNGAQWYDVPGGMQDYNYLYGNCLEITMELSCCKYPFATELHKEWELNRESLLAYIEKVHIGVRGYVKEAINGAALSNVSIEVVGIRHNLTTGKYGDYYRLLLPGTYNITAVAPGYTSMTVHSVQVMEGKAIELNFTLAPVVSEAAVGTTLMPSTNDTNISTTTANSYQPIQPQEFRHHNYADMELFLRKYNSEFPSIVHLYSVGRSVEDRELYVMVISDNPTVHEHGEPEFKYIANMHGNEVVGRELLLNLIEYLCRNYGTNPEVTQLVNNTRIHIMPSMNPDGYEVANEGDVKGYKGRNNSNNFDLNRNFPDQFTNITEPRQPETIAVMNWLKSIPFVLSANLHGGSLVVNYPYDDDKNSPSQYSQSPDDKLFQQLSRAYSQENPLMHNGHPCVDLYPNEYFEDGITNGANWYSVPGGMQDWNYLNTNCFEVTIELGCVKYPMANDLPKYWEQNRRALLQFMHQVHSGVKGTVSDIRDGTVIPNATISVEEIDHNVTTARTGDYWRLLNPGTYSITAIAHGYKPMSTYATVSKDKVEVVDFRLKRVHSDSNGQSVEGPQPTQNPSEMEFQSLIKDLSLGQGLEQLVRNTAADNKFRYRRYKELSGVVRGLTLNFPKITSLHSLGQSVEFRTIWALEISNKPGEAEPSEPKIRFVAGIHGNAPVGTDLLLEFAAFLCINYGENPAITRLINETRIVIVPSINPDGREQAIENQCTSTQGLSNAHGKDLDTDFFGNASQRVVEAQPETRAMMDLIMDKSYTLSVAFDGGSLVATYPYDKPVQSVENEGTLKYLASVYANNHPKMHLGDTGCSNNGQMGNIPDGVMRAAERQSHMGSMKDFSMDFGHCPEITVYTGCCLFPPVEQLATLWAENKKALLSMLVEVHKGVRGVVRDKSGKPIVGAIIVLNGGVRVFTAEGGYFHALLAPGNHNIEAVADGYQQQRQEVVVSSYEAASSIIIEFDMDNSIFGLPREFVVASAAASMTALVVTACIIWCVCAAKSNRQKDGFHRLRQHRDDYEDEIRLTSMGSKKSLLAHEFQDESESDEETLYANKI from the exons ATGCGGATCACAAAGGACCCCAACATAGACACACCGGGGAAACCCAAATTTAAGTACGTTGGGAACATGCACGGCGACGAAACCGTGTCCAGGCAGGTGTTGATGTACCTCGTGGAGTACCTGCTGACTGAATACGGGGAGGAACCGCATATTACTGAGCTGGTGAACACCACGGATATCTACATCATGCCCAGCATGAACCCAGACGGCTTTGAGAGGTCCAGAGAGGGAGACTGCAGCGGCGAGAACGGGGGTCGAAATAATGCCCAAAATAACGACCTCAACAGAAGCTTTCCTGACCAGTATGATGGGACGAGGGTCAATCCAGATAATATCCCCGAGGTCATGGCTGTGATCAGATGGATCCAGGAGAAAAA ATTCGTGCTGTCAGGGAACCTGCATGGCGGCACTGTGGTTGCCAGTTACCCTTTTGATGACTCAGCCTCCCACCAGCGTCAGGGCCGCTACAGCAAGTCAGAGGACGACAGTCTGTTTCGCTACTTAGCCCTGGTGTATTCCCAGAACCACCCTGTGATGAAGACTGGTGAGCCAAACTGTCCAGATGCCAtggatgaaacatttaaagatggCATCACCAATGGGGCGCAGTGGTATGATGTACCTG GAGGGATGCAGGACTACAACTACCTCTATGGAAACTGTCTGGAAATCACCAtggagctgagctgctgcaaaTATCCTTTTGCTACTGAGCTCCATAAGGAATGGGAACTGAACAGGGAATCCCTACTAGCCTACATTGAAAAG GTCCATATAGGTGTCCGTGGCTATGTGAAAGAGGCCATCAATGGCGCTGCCCTCTCTAATGTCAGCATTGAGGTGGTAGGCATTCGTCACAACCTGACCACAGGAAAATATGGGGACTACTACCGCCTCCTACTCCCAGGAACATACAACATCACAGCTGTGGCCCCAGG GTATACATCAATGACAGTCCACAGTGTCCAGGTCATGGAGGGCAAAGCCATAGAACTTAACTTTACTTTGGCACCTGTGGTCAGTGAGGCTGCAGTTGGCACCACTTTGATGCCATCCACCAATGATACAAACATCTCCACCACCACTGCCAACTCTT ACCAGCCCATCCAGCCCCAGGAATTCCGTCACCACAACTACGCAGACATGGAGCTGTTCTTACGCAAGTACAATAGCGAGTTTCCCTCTATTGTCCATCTTTACTCGGTTGGCCGATCTGTGGAAGACCGTGAGCTCTATGTGATGGTCATCTCAGACAACCCCACGGTCCATGAGCACG GCGAGCCAGAGTTTAAGTATATAGCCAACATGCACGGTAATGAAGTGGTCGGCAGAGAGTTATTGCTCAACCTCATTGAGTACCTGTGCCGTAACTATGGTACTAACCCAGAGGTCACTCAGTTGGTCAACAATACCCGCATTCACATCATGCCTTCTATGAACCCCGACGGCTATGAAGTAGCCAATGAAG GTGATGTAAAGGGCTACAAAGGGcgcaacaacagcaacaatttTGACCTGAACCGCAACTTCCCTGACCAGTTTACCAACATCACAGAGCCCAGACAGCCAGAGACTATAGCTGTGATGAACTGGCTGAAGAGCATCCCCTTTGTCCTGTCAGCCAACTTACATGGAG GTTCCTTGGTGGTCAACTACCCCTATGATGATGACAAAAACTCCCCAAGTCAGTACAGCCAGTCGCCTGATGACAAATTATTTCAGCAGTTGTCTAGAGCCTACTCACAG gagaACCCTCTGATGCACAATGGACACCCTTGTGTGGACCTGTACCCTAATGAATATTTTGAGGATGGCATCACCAATGGTGCCAACTGGTACAGTGTTCCTG GTGGCATGCAGGACTGGAACTACTTAAACACCAACTGTTTTGAGGTGACCATCGAGCTGGGCTGTGTGAAGTACCCCATGGCCAATGACCTGCCAAAGTACTGGGAACAAAACCGACGAGCCTTGCTTCAGTTTATGCACCAG GTCCACAGTGGAGTAAAGGGGACAGTCTCTGACATTAGGGATGGTACAGTAATTCCCAATGCCACCATTAGTGTGGAGGAGATAGACCACAACGTCACCACGGCTCGTACTGGAGACTACTGGAGACTACTGAACCCTGGGACTTACTCTATCACTGCCATTGCCCATGG GTATAAACCTATGAGTACATACGCCACAGTTTCAAAGGATAAAGTAGAGGTGGTGGACTTCAGACTGAAACGTGTACACTCAGACTCTAATGGCCAGTCTGTCGAGGGCCCCCAACCCACACAGAACCCATCTGAGATGGAATTCCAGAGCTTAATCAAGGACCTCTCTCTAGGCCAGGGTTTGGAGCAGTTAGTCAGGAACACGGCTGCAGACAACAAGTTCCGTTACCGACGCTATAAAGAGCTGTCTGGCGTTGTGAGAGGCCTCACACTTAACTTTCCCAAAATTACCTCTTTGCACAG TTTGGGCCAAAGTGTAGAGTTTCGAACCATTTGGGCTTTGGAAATCTCCAACAAACCAGGGGAAGCTGAACCATCTGAGCCCAAGATCCGCTTTGTAGCAGGGATCCATGGCAATGCCCCAGTGGGcacagacctgctgctggagTTTGCTGCCTTCCTGTGTATCAACTATGGCGAGAACCCAGCAATCACCAGG CTGATCAATGAGACCCGGATTGTCATTGTGCCTTCTATCAACCCAGATGGACGAGAACAGGCTATTGAGAATCAGTGCACCTCCACACAGGGCTTGAGCAATGCTCATGGGAAGGATCTGGACACAGATTTCTTTG GCAATGCATCACAGCGTGTGGTGGAGGCCCAACCAGAGACCAGAGCAATGATGGACTTGATTATGGACAAGAGCTACACTCTATCTGTAGCTTTCGACGGAGGCTCCCTTGTTGCTACCTACCCTTATGACAAGCCTGTCCAGTCTG ttgaaaaTGAGGGCACATTGAAGTACTTGGCAAGTGTTTATGCCAACAACCACCCTAAGATGCATCTCGGGGACACTGGATGTTCAAATAATGGTCAGA TGGGCAACATCCCAGATGGAGTTATgagggcagcagagagacaaagtcaCATGGGGAGCATGAAG GACTTCAGTATGGACTTCGGCCACTGTCCAGAAATCACAGTGTAtactggctgctgtttgttcccACCTGTTGAGCAGCTGGCCACACTCTGGGCTGAGAACAAGAAGGCTCTCCTTAGCATGTTGGTGGAG GTCCATAAAGGGGTGCGTGGCGTGGTGAGGGACAAGAGTGGAAAGCCCATTGTTGGGGCGATCATTGTACTGAATGGGGGAGTGAGAGTCTTTACTGCCGAGGGCGGCTACTTCCATGCGCTGCTGGCTCCTGGCAACCACAACATTGAAGCTGTTGCTGATGGCTACCAGCAACAACGTCAAGAG GTGGTGGTGTCTTCCTATGAAGCTGCTAGCTCCATCATCATTGAGTTTGACATGGACAACAGCATCTTTGGCCTGCCCAGAGAGTTTGTGGTGGCCAGTGCAG CAGCCTCCATGACAGCATTGGTGGTGACGGCGTGCATcatctggtgtgtgtgcgcagccAAGTCCAATCGTCAAAAAGATGGCTTCCACCGTTTGCGGCAGCACCGAGATGATTACGAAGATGAGATCCGGCTCACCTCTATGGGCTCCAAGAAGTCGCTGCTCGCCCATGAGTTCCAGGACGAGAGTGAAAGCGATGAGGAGACACTGTATGCCAACAAAATCTGA
- the cryba1a gene encoding crystallin, beta A1a — protein MALNNPNPLGPWKITVYDQENFQGKRLEFTSACQNIMECGVDNIRSLKVECGAWAGYEHSSFCGQQFVLERGEYPHWESWSGSNAYHIERMMSFRPICSANHKESKMILFEKENFMGRQWEINDDYPSLQAMGWGNNEIGSMQVQSGSWVCYQFPGYRGYQYIMECDRHGGEYKHYREWGSHAQSFQVQSLRRIQQ, from the exons ATGGCTCTGAATAATCCCAACCCACTGGGACCATGGAAG ATCACAGTTTATGACCAGGAGAACTTCCAGGGGAAGCGTCTGGAGTTTACCTCAGCCTGCCAGAACATCATGGAGTGTGGCGTTGACAACATCCGCTCCCTCAAGGTGGAGTGTGGAGC CTGGGCAGGATATGAGCACTCCAGCTTCTGTGGACAGCAGTTTGTGTTGGAGAGAGGCGAGTATCCTCACTGGGAGTCGTGGAGCGGCAGCAACGCCTACCACATTGAGAGGATGATGTCCTTCCGCCccatctgctctgct AACCACAAGGAGTCCAAGATGATTTTGTTTGAGAAGGAGAACTTCATGGGACGTCAGTGGGAGATAAACGATGACTACCCCTCTCTGCAGGCCATGGGCTGGGGCAACAACGAGATTGGATCTATGCAAGTTCAGAGCGGCTC ctgggtgTGCTACCAGTTTCCAGGTTACCGTGGTtaccagtacatcatggagtGTGATCGTCATGGCGGCGAGTACAAACATTACAGAGAGTGGGGCTCCCATGCTCAGTCCTTCCAGGTGCAGTCGCTGCGTCGAATCCAGCAATGA